DNA sequence from the Sinomonas terrae genome:
TCTCAGGAGTGCAGTGCGCGGCGACCTCGGGGCCGACGAGATCCGGCCAACGGGCCATGACGGAGCCGACGGCCACGGGGGAGGACCAGCCGCGCTCGGCGACCATGCGTTGGACGACGCTGCCGAGCCCGAGCGGGTCCCGACCCCCATATCCTGGCTCTCCTCTGCGAGTGGTGCTGCGCCTCGTATTTCGGGCTCCTGCTGTGGGGACGAGCGAACCGGTTGTCCGCGTGCGCACTTCCCCCCGGGCTTCGGCGGCCTGCCGGACCCGATTCAGAGCAGCCTGCGCCGCATCGACCTCGGGTTGATCAGCGTCCGCCATCAGGCGTCCCCAAGACTGTGCTTCACAGCGCCCGGCTCCCCAGCGCCCGAGTGCCCGGCGTCGTCCGTCTCCTCAATGCCGCCGGGGACGACGCGGACCCGCCGCCCGGAAAGCTCGGGCGGGATGTCGCCGTCGACCGCTGCCGTGACGAGGACCTGCTCTGCCTTTGCGACGATCGCTGCGAGCCGCGTACGGCGGGCGACATCGAGTTCGGCGAAGACATCGTCGAGGATGAGGATGGGCTCGTCCCCCTCGACGGTCGAGTCGTCGAGCATCACATAGTAGGACGCGAGGCGGAGGGCGAGCGCGAAAGACCACGTCTCGCCGTGCGACGCGAAGCCCTTGGCGGGGGCCTGCCCGAGAAGGAGCTCGAGCTCGTCGCGGTGGGGGCCAACGAGCGAGAGTCCGCGTTCGAGTTCAGCCGGCCGGGCGGCCGCAAGGGCGGCCAGGTATCGTTCGCCTATCTCGTCGACGCTGAGCGTCTCGAGTCCAGCGCCTGCCGGAACGGACGACGGCGTGGGGCCGCCACCGGGGGAGCCGGCGGGGGAGCGATCGACGGGTTCGGCGTCATCGTCGGGCACGAAACCCTCGATAGACGAGCGGTAGGCGAGCAGCGCCGCCTTCGAACCATCGGTC
Encoded proteins:
- a CDS encoding DUF721 domain-containing protein, which gives rise to MADADQPEVDAAQAALNRVRQAAEARGEVRTRTTGSLVPTAGARNTRRSTTRRGEPGYGGRDPLGLGSVVQRMVAERGWSSPVAVGSVMARWPDLVGPEVAAHCTPESFENTTLRVRCDSTAWATQLRLLSTALLDGFARELGPDVVRTLQVLGPAAPSWRKGARNVRGRGPRDTYG